The following nucleotide sequence is from Enterobacteriaceae endosymbiont of Donacia provostii.
AAATTAAGATACAATAAAATTTGTATTTTATCTGATGCAGATTCAGATGGATTACATATTGCTACTTTATTATGTGCTTTATTTATAAAACATTTTTTACCGTTAGTAAAAAATGGACATATTTATGTAGCTATGCCCCCATTATATCGTATAGATTTTGGTAAAAAAATTTTTTATGCTCTAAATGAAAATGAAAAAATACAAATATTAAAAAAATATAATTACCAAAATAATAAACAAAAAATAAATATACAACGTTTTAAAGGATTAGGTGAAATGAATCCAACTCAATTAAGAGAAACAACATTTAATCCTAATAGTCGTAGATTAGTACAATTAGTTATTAATAATAATGAAAGAGAAATTAAAAAAACATTTTCTATAATGGATATGTTATTAGCTAAAAAAAGAGCAGAAGATCGTCGTGAATGGCTACAGAAAAAAGGTGATATAACAACAATGATAAATTTTTAAAATTATAACAAAAATATATTTTCTATTTTTAATAAAAATAACTACAAATTTTCAATAACAATTAAAAAATATTTTATAATTATTTATTACAATAAGGAATAATAACCATGTCAGATAAATACTTGTTATATTATAATGACGTGGATCCAATTGAAACAAATGATTGGATACAATCAATAGATTCTGTTATAAAAGAGGAAGGAACTCAAAGAGCTAAATTTTTAATTAAAACTATAATAAAACATTTAAATAATAAGGGTATTATTTTAAATTATAAAAATCAGAATTATATTAATTCTTTTTCTAAAAAAGAAGAGTTTACATATCCTGGAAATTTAATCATAGAAGAAAAAATTAGATCTTTTATTAGATGGAATGCAATAATGATTGTTTTAAGAGCTTCTAAAAAAAAATTGGATTTAGGAGGTCATATTGCATCTTATCAATCTTCTTCATATATTTATGAAGTTTGTTTTAATCATTTTTTTAAAGCGTCTAATAATACTGATAATGGTGATATTATTTATTTTCAAGGACATATTTCACCTGGAATTTATGCTAGATCTTTTTTAGAAGGAAGAATAAATGTTCATCATTTAGACAAATTTCGTCAAGAAATATTTGGTTCAGGATTATCATCTTATCCACATCCTAAACTTATGCCTAATTTTTGGCAATTTCCTACTGTATCAATGGGACTTGGACCAATTGCTGCAATTTATCAGGCTAAATTTCTTAAATATTTAGAAAACAGAGAATTATATAAAACTAAAAATAAAAAAATTTTTGCATTTTTAGGTGATGGTGAAATGGATGAACCAGAATCAAAAGGAGTATTAAATATTGCGTCTAGAGAAAAATTAAATAATTTAATTTTTGTTATAAATTGTAATTTACAAAGGTTAGATGGTCCTGTATATGGTAACGGTAAAATTATTAATGAATTAGAAAATATTTTTCAAGGAGCTGGTTGGAAAGTTATTAAAGTTATATGGGGTAATAATTGGGAAAATTTATTAACTCAAGATAAAACTGGTAAACTAATGGAATTAATTGATAAAACTCCAGATGGAGAATTTCAAAACCTTAATTCTAAAAATGGATCTTATATTCGAAAAAATTTTTTTGGAAAATTTACAGAAACATTAGATTTAATCAAAAATTTTACTGATAAAGATATAGAAAATTTAAATTTTGGAGGACATGATCCAAAAAAAATTTATACAGCTTTTAAAAAAGCTTATCTTATTAAAGATAAACCTATAGTTATTTTGTTTCGTACAATTAAGGGTTTTGGATTAGGTAAAATAGCTGAAAGTAAAAATATTGCTCATCAAATTAAAAAAATTGATATTGATGCAATTAAACATATAAGAAATACTTTAAATATTCCTATAAATGATAATGATTTACATAAATTACCTTATATTACTTTTAATAAAAATTCTATAGAATATAATTATTTACATAATCAACGTAAAAAATTAGGTGGATATATTCCCTATAGAAGAATTAACTTTACAGAAAAATTAATTTTACCTAATTTAGATCAGTTTAGTACTTTATTAAACAAACAAAAAAAAATATCTACCACAATTGCATTTTTACGGATATTAAATATTCTCTTAAGAGATAAAAATATTAGTAATAGAATAGTTCCTATTATAGCTGATGAAGCACGTACATTTGGTATGGAAGGTTTATTTAGACAAATAGGAATATATAATTCTAGTGGATTACAATACACTCCACAAGATAAATCTTTATTAACATATTATAAAGAAGATATAAAAGGACAAATTTTACAAGAAGGAATAAATGAATCTGGAGCTTTTGCATCTTGGTTAGCTGCAGCAACTTCTTATTCAACTAATAATTTTCCTATGATACCATTTTATATTTATTATTCTATGTTTGGTTTTCAAAGAATTGGAGATTTTTGTTGGGCAGCAGGAGATCAACAAGCAAGAGGTTTTTTAATTGGAGCAACTTCAGGACGTACTACTTTAAATGGAGAGGGATTACAACATGAAGATGGACATAGTCATATTTATTCATTAACAATTCCTAATTGTATTTCTTATGATCCGACTTATGCATATGAATTAGCAGTTATTATTAATAATGGAATACAAAGAATGTATGGAATACAACAAGAAAATATTTATTATTATATTACTACTATGAATGAAAATTATGATATGCCATCTATAAATAGATATAATCAATATGGTATTTGTAAAGGTATATATAAATTAAATTCTATAAACAAAAATAATAATAAAATAACAATTCAATTATTAGGTTCAGGATCTATTCTACTTAATATGATTAAAGCAGCTCATATTTTATATCAAGAATATAATATTAATTCAGATATTTTTAGTGTTACTTCCTTTACTGAAATTGCTCGAGAAGGACAAGATTGTGATCATTGGAATTTATTACATCCTAATGAAAAACGTCGTATTCCATATGTTACAAAAATAGTAAAAAATTATCCTACTGTAGCTGCAACAGATTATATAAAAATTTTTGCAGAACAAATTCGTAAATATATACCTACAAATAATTATTTTGTACTAGGAACAGATGGATTTGGTCGTTCCGATAGTAGAAAAAATTTACGCGATTTTTTTGAAATTAATGAAATATATGTAGTTTTAGCTATTTTAAATATATTATTTGATTTAAAACTAATTAATTTAAAATTAATTTTAGATTTTATTAGAAAAAATAATATTAATATAAATAAAAATAATCCAAGAATTTCCTAAAAAGGTAAATATGTATACAAAAATAGTACTTCCTGATACAGGAATAGAAAAAATGAAAGTTACCGATATTTTAGTTAAAGAAGGAGAAAAAATAAAAAAAGAACAATCTATTATTACAGTAGAAAGTGATAAAACTTCTATTGAAATACCTTCTAATAAAGAAGGTATAGTTAAAAAAATTTTAATATCTATAGGTAACATAATTACTAAAGGAGATATAATTTTAGAAATATCAAATGATAATATTAATAATTTATCAATAAATAAAAAAGAAGAAAAAAATAAAAAACAGATAAAATTACAAGAATTATGTATTCCAAATATTGGTTTCAATAAAATGAAAGTTACTGATATTTTAGTAAAAAAAAATGAGTTTTTTAAACAAAATCAAACTTTAATTATTATTAAGAATAATATTGATATTTTTAAAATAGCTTCTACATGTTCAGGGTTAGTAAAGAAAATCATTATTAAAATTAATGATTATGTATATAAAAATGATATATTCATGTATATAAATATTGTTTTAAAAGAAAATCAAAAAAACATAATAAAAACATTTATTAAAAATAATACATTAAGAAATATATGTTCTTCTCCTATTGTAAGAAAAATAGCAAGAAAATTTAATATTGATTTAAATAATATTAAACCTAGTGGTACA
It contains:
- the aceE gene encoding pyruvate dehydrogenase (acetyl-transferring), homodimeric type; its protein translation is MSDKYLLYYNDVDPIETNDWIQSIDSVIKEEGTQRAKFLIKTIIKHLNNKGIILNYKNQNYINSFSKKEEFTYPGNLIIEEKIRSFIRWNAIMIVLRASKKKLDLGGHIASYQSSSYIYEVCFNHFFKASNNTDNGDIIYFQGHISPGIYARSFLEGRINVHHLDKFRQEIFGSGLSSYPHPKLMPNFWQFPTVSMGLGPIAAIYQAKFLKYLENRELYKTKNKKIFAFLGDGEMDEPESKGVLNIASREKLNNLIFVINCNLQRLDGPVYGNGKIINELENIFQGAGWKVIKVIWGNNWENLLTQDKTGKLMELIDKTPDGEFQNLNSKNGSYIRKNFFGKFTETLDLIKNFTDKDIENLNFGGHDPKKIYTAFKKAYLIKDKPIVILFRTIKGFGLGKIAESKNIAHQIKKIDIDAIKHIRNTLNIPINDNDLHKLPYITFNKNSIEYNYLHNQRKKLGGYIPYRRINFTEKLILPNLDQFSTLLNKQKKISTTIAFLRILNILLRDKNISNRIVPIIADEARTFGMEGLFRQIGIYNSSGLQYTPQDKSLLTYYKEDIKGQILQEGINESGAFASWLAAATSYSTNNFPMIPFYIYYSMFGFQRIGDFCWAAGDQQARGFLIGATSGRTTLNGEGLQHEDGHSHIYSLTIPNCISYDPTYAYELAVIINNGIQRMYGIQQENIYYYITTMNENYDMPSINRYNQYGICKGIYKLNSINKNNNKITIQLLGSGSILLNMIKAAHILYQEYNINSDIFSVTSFTEIAREGQDCDHWNLLHPNEKRRIPYVTKIVKNYPTVAATDYIKIFAEQIRKYIPTNNYFVLGTDGFGRSDSRKNLRDFFEINEIYVVLAILNILFDLKLINLKLILDFIRKNNININKNNPRIS